From Rutidosis leptorrhynchoides isolate AG116_Rl617_1_P2 chromosome 3, CSIRO_AGI_Rlap_v1, whole genome shotgun sequence, a single genomic window includes:
- the LOC139895861 gene encoding telomere repeat-binding protein 4-like gives MVAQKKLYYGGFDGFRAPVVPKAPRSVRRNSSVKKWSVGTEICPFELLAAVAGKLLQESESSASASSTGPEGKEDTNVPKSVVKQEPLEAKVKVKPTRLDYIDQGCFGESELVPEPPNLELKLDTSLKDQPQSDNESGLEHASIVTTSDFIKEADSTVKFESSDGKNEVNCSHGGLYDINMDTNTAKVQTEAVEKLSDNLTAVKSYVNNSVLNKSYSSVHRRNVKIGIRDDDENYFSYNHRSTKMKAFRLQSHGGNRRIRKMLTTKWKAAPKLKDYEPSNTTCLGVKTFDPSRKNIYKREHYQADIASKRRKLFHHSSKPDYIQETSSGSISNIPETSVSGDKRRPSAAVKNKEKAVTSSALSHKNNFQSKEGHVRFCIKSFKVPELHVEMADTSTVGSLKRNIMEAVTAILGGELDIGVLFEGEKIRDDDRTLQQTGISVNSDTLGFILEPSLPQRSQSLEEDEPPLMLTCDNNQLLVSYPDSPVMDVGFLNSTVDTPQSSNLDNQFEKDQESKPLTSNVLTEEIVANSKAIVPTTPLNPEALSIVPMNHKPSKRSELSQRRTRRPFSVSEVEALVEAVEMLGTGRWRDVKIRAFDDASHRTYVDLKDKWKTLVHTASISPQQRRGEPVPQNLLDRVLAAHSFWSQHQYKQHGKHQIKPIQTQVEVCM, from the exons ATGGTGGCTCAGAAGAAATTATATTATGGAGGATTTGATGGCTTTCGTGCCCCTGTGGTACCTAAAGCTCCCAGGTCCGTACGG AGGAATTCAAGTGTGAAAAAATGGTCAGTGGGTACCGAAATTTGCCCGTTTGAGTTATTGGCAGCTGTAGCTGGCAAGTTATTGCAGGAGAGCGAAAGTTCTGCTTCTGCTTCAAGCACAGGTCCAGAAGGAAAAGAAGATACTAATGTTCCTAAAAGTGTTGTTAAGCAGGAACCTCTGGAAGCCAAAGTCAAAGTCAAACCTACAAGGTTAGATTATATTGATCAAGGATGCTTCGGTGAGAGTGAGCTTGTTCCCGAACCCCCTAATTTAGAGTTAAAGCTAGACACATCATTAAAGGATCAGCCACAGTCTGATAATGAATCTGGTTTAGAACATGCTTCTATAGTTACCACTTCAGACTTCATAAAAGAAGCTGACTCTACTGTTAAGTTCGAATCATCTGATGGCAAGAATGAAGTTAACTGTAGTCATGGGGGTTTATATGATATTAACATGGATACTAATACAGCCAAGGTACAGACAGAGGCTGTAGAAAAACTAAGTGATAATTTGACTGCAGTCAAATCATATGTGAATAATAGTGTACTGAACAAATCATATAGCAGTGTACATAGGAGAAATGTAAAGATAGGAATTAGAGATGATGATGAAAATTATTTTAGTTACAATCACCGTAGCACCAAAATGAAGGCATTTAGGTTGCAATCGCATGGTGGTAACAGAAGAATAAGGAAGATGCTGACTACTAAGTGGAAAGCAGCTCCGAAGCTGAAAGATTACGAACCCTCTAACACTACCT GTCTTGGAGTCAAAACCTTTGACCCTAGCAGGAAAAATATATACAAGCGAGAACACTATCAAGCAGATATTGCTTCTAAGAGAAGGAAGCTATTTCATCATAGCTCAAAACCTGATTATATTCAGGAGACGAGTAGTGGAAGTATATCTAATATACCCGAGACGAGTGTCAGTGGAGATAAAAGGAGGCCATCTGCTGCTGTGAAAAATAAAG AAAAAGCAGTGACATCTTCGGCGCTCAGTCATAAAAATAACTTTCAATCCAAGGAGGGTCACG TGAGATTTTGCATAAAGTCCTTTAAAGTGCCAGAACTACACGTTGAGATGGCAGATACATCAACAGTAGGTTCTTTGAAG AGGAATATTATGGAAGCTGTGACAGCTATTTTAGGAGGTGAACTGGATATAGGAGTACTTTTTGAAGGAGAGAAAATTAGAGATGACGACAGGACGTTACAACAAACGGGCATTTCTGTTAACAGTGACACTTTGGGATTTATATTGGAGCCTAGTCTCCCGCAACGCTCCCAGTCTTTGGAGGAGGATGAACCTCCATTGATGCTGACATGTGACAATAATCAGTTACTAGTTAG TTATCCAGATAGCCCTGTTATGGATGTTGGTTTCTTGAACTCAACAGTGGATACTCCTCAATCAAGTAACTTGGACAACCAATTTGAAAAAGATCAAGAAAGTAAACCGCTGACAAGTAATGTGTTGACAGAAGAAATTGTGGCAAATAGCAAAGCTATTGTGCCTACTACACCCCTGAACCCGGAGGCACTTTCAATCGTCCCAATGAACCATAAACCAAGCAAAAGATCTGAACTTTCACAACGTAGAACTAGGAGGCCGTTCTCTGTTTCTGAAGTAGAAGCACTTGTGGAAGCTGTCGAAATGCTAGGAACCGGAAG ATGGCGTGACGTCAAAATTCGTGCATTTGATGATGCAAGCCACCGAACTTATGTTGACTTGAAG GACAAATGGAAAACATTGGTTCACACGGCGAGCATCTCTCCTCAACAAAGAAGGGGAGAGCCTGTACCACAAAATCTGTTGGACCGCGTGTTGGCTGCACATTCTTTCTGGTCTCAACATCAATATAAGCAACACGGGAAGCATCAGATCAAACCCATTCAAACTCAAGTTGAAGTATGTATGTAG